GTGCTCGTGCTGGTGTTCGCAGCGCTCGTCGCGGGTGGCGTCGGCGAAGTCCACGACGCCACCATCATCGGCATCATCATTCTCGCTAGCTGCTTTCTGGGCTTTCTGCAGGAACATGGCGCGCAACGAGCGGTCGAGGCGCTGCGACAGCGAATTTCTCTCACTTCAAAGGTCCGCCGCGACGGCGCCGACAAGGTCGTGGCCGCAATCGGCATCGTACCGGGTGACCTGATCCTGCTCTCGGCCGGGAGCCTCGTGCCCGTCGACGCAGTCGTCATCGTCGCGCAGGATCTCAACGTCAGCGAAGCGACGCTCACCGGAGAGACTTTTCCTGTAGCGAAGGCGCCCGGCGTTTCAACAAAAGACGCCGGTCTTGCAGATCGTTCCAACTGCGTGTTCACGGGAACCTCGGTTCGGAGCGGCACAGCGACTGCCCTTGCGATCGCGACCGGCCCCCGCACGGAATTCGCACGGATCGCCAGCGCCGTCGCGCGTCAGATTCCGGAAACGGAATTCGCGCGAGGTGTTCGGCATTTCGGATTTCTGATGACGCGGATCATGCTGTGCATCGTCGTCGTCGTATTGGTGGCGAATCTTCTGCTTCACAGACCTATCGTGGACTCTCTGCTTTTCTCGCTCGCGCTCGCCGTCGGCCTGACGCCGGAACTGCTGCCTGCGATCATCAGCGTGACGCTCGCGCGCGGCGCGCGGACGATGTCGAAGTCTGGCGTGATCGTCCGCCGCCTTGATGCAATGGAGAACCTTGGCAGCATGGACGTGCTTTGCACGGACAAGACGGGCACGCTCACCGAGGGCGTCATCCGCCTCGACAGTTGCGTCGACCCGCAGGGCGTCGTCTCGCCTGAAGTGAGGCGGCTGGCACTTCTGAATTCAGCGTTTCAATCGGGAATGAAGAACCCTCTCGACGACGCCGTGACGGCCACGATCGCGGCCGGGGAGATTTCGTCCGACGCCCGCAAGCTTGCCGAGATCCCCTACGATTTCTCGCGCAAGCGTCTATCCGTAATCGTCGGCGGAAAGGACGGGCCACCGCTGTTGATCTGCAAAGGAGCGGCCACCAACGTGATCGACGTCTGCGCCACCGTCATGACCGAGGGTCGCGAGCTGCCATTGGACAACTATGTCCGCAATCAGTTGGACGACGTCTGCCGGCAATGGGGAGAAGCAGGCATGCGCGCGCTCGCAGTCGCCACCCGGCGCATATCCGAAGCAACTCCCGAAATCTCGCGGGAAGACGAATCCGGACTTTGCCTGCAAGGTTTCCTGCTCTTCTCAGATCCGCCGAAGGCCGACATTTCAGCCGTAGTAGCAAGCCTCGTCGAACGAGGGGTGCGGATCAAGGTGATATCGGGAGACAACCGATATGTCGTCCAGCATCTCGCGTCGTCGATCGGAATCGACGGTTCCCGCATGCTCACGGGGAAAGAGGTCGGCCGCATGAGCAACGAGGCACTGTTCAGCCGTGCGGGGAAAACCGACCTGTTCGTCGAAATCGACCCAAATCAGAAGGAACGGATCGTGGCGGCCCTCCGCAAGGCCGGACACGTGGTCGGATATCTTGGAGACGGGATAAACGATGCGCCCGCCCTTCACGAGGCGGACGTCGGGATTTCGGTGGACGGCGCGGCCGACGTCGCCCGCGAGGCTGCCGACGTCGTCTTGATACGGCAGGATCTCGCGGTCCTTTCGAAAGGCGTGGACGACGGACGCAGGACCTTCACCAACACGATGAAGTACATATCGATCGCGACCAGCGCCAACTTCGGCAACATGATCAGTATGGCAGCGGCGTCGCTCGTGCTGCCATTCCTGCCGCTCCTTGCCAAGCAGATACTGTTAAACAATCTGCTGTCGGATCTGCCGGCGATGGCAATCGCCACGGACAAGGTCGATCAGGCAGACCTTCGACGTCCGCAGCGTTGGGACATCTCCCGCATCAAGAGGTTCATGCTCTGGTTCGGCCCGCTAAGTTCTCTCTTCGATCTGGCGACGTTCGTCGTCCTCCTGGCAGTGTTTTCCGCCGGACAGGACGAGTTCCGCTCCGCATGGTTCGTTGAATCGCTAATGACGCAGTTGGCGACCATGCTCGTCATCAGGACGCCCGGTCCGATCTGGAGAAGCCGACCCAGTCCGCTGCTATTCGGCACGGCGATCGCCGTCGGTGCGGCGGGAGTGACCATCCCCTACACCCCGGTCGGCGGGCTTTTTGGGTTCGTTCCGATCCCCCTCGAAATTCTCGCAGTGCTTTTGGGTATCACCTCGATCTACGTGACAGCTCTCGAGATCGTGAAGATCTTCTACTTTACGACGCTGTCAAGGGAGGACCATTCACGGCCCCAAGCGTCGCGCCGTCGGCCCCGCACTCGAACAAGGCGCCGTTGAAAATAGGCGCGATCGCTCGGCGCGGGAGCGCGGAGTCTCAAAATGCACTCATATTTCGTGGTTGCCAGCGCCATCGAACTTCGCGGCGTCCCTGATTAGCCGGAACTTCACCTGGGTCACCCTGAGGTCACGATACCAGTCCACGATCGCCCCCCAAGGGTCGACGATCTTCGCCAGTCCCGAGACGAAGGCGACCACGGTGCCTATCTCGGTCTTGCCGGTGACAACATAATATCCCCCCAGGACGAAAATGCCGACATAGCCCAGTTGCGCCATGAGATTCATGAGAAAGTTCATGGCGTACTTGTAGCGGTAGATCTCCATGTTGGCGGCGAAGATCGCTCCG
This Rhizobium brockwellii DNA region includes the following protein-coding sequences:
- the mgtA gene encoding magnesium-translocating P-type ATPase, which codes for MNIPVPPSPLPSSALEVAIPAYWTRSPSELGAAFATSLQDGLTTAEAEERMRRFGPNSLSDESRGGMLADLARQFKSPLVLVLVFAALVAGGVGEVHDATIIGIIILASCFLGFLQEHGAQRAVEALRQRISLTSKVRRDGADKVVAAIGIVPGDLILLSAGSLVPVDAVVIVAQDLNVSEATLTGETFPVAKAPGVSTKDAGLADRSNCVFTGTSVRSGTATALAIATGPRTEFARIASAVARQIPETEFARGVRHFGFLMTRIMLCIVVVVLVANLLLHRPIVDSLLFSLALAVGLTPELLPAIISVTLARGARTMSKSGVIVRRLDAMENLGSMDVLCTDKTGTLTEGVIRLDSCVDPQGVVSPEVRRLALLNSAFQSGMKNPLDDAVTATIAAGEISSDARKLAEIPYDFSRKRLSVIVGGKDGPPLLICKGAATNVIDVCATVMTEGRELPLDNYVRNQLDDVCRQWGEAGMRALAVATRRISEATPEISREDESGLCLQGFLLFSDPPKADISAVVASLVERGVRIKVISGDNRYVVQHLASSIGIDGSRMLTGKEVGRMSNEALFSRAGKTDLFVEIDPNQKERIVAALRKAGHVVGYLGDGINDAPALHEADVGISVDGAADVAREAADVVLIRQDLAVLSKGVDDGRRTFTNTMKYISIATSANFGNMISMAAASLVLPFLPLLAKQILLNNLLSDLPAMAIATDKVDQADLRRPQRWDISRIKRFMLWFGPLSSLFDLATFVVLLAVFSAGQDEFRSAWFVESLMTQLATMLVIRTPGPIWRSRPSPLLFGTAIAVGAAGVTIPYTPVGGLFGFVPIPLEILAVLLGITSIYVTALEIVKIFYFTTLSREDHSRPQASRRRPRTRTRRR